From Macaca mulatta isolate MMU2019108-1 chromosome 1, T2T-MMU8v2.0, whole genome shotgun sequence, the proteins below share one genomic window:
- the LOC144340607 gene encoding uncharacterized protein LOC144340607 — translation MGPEAGLLHSSDDAGGGPGDSQLPP, via the coding sequence ATGGGCCCAGAGGCAGGTTTGCTACACAGCAGCGACGACGCAGGCGGCGGCCCCGGCGACTCGCAACTGCCTCCCTGA